The Cucumis melo cultivar AY chromosome 9, USDA_Cmelo_AY_1.0, whole genome shotgun sequence genome includes the window aataatatttaatactttcatattacaattaaaaaaattatatatatatatatatatatatatatatatatatatatatatatatatatatatattcagcAACCCAATTACTTGGGGAGAAAAGGGTTGAAAGAAAGGAGAAGTTTGGGAAAGCTTGCAATTTTTACAATATACATCATCCTAAGAGAAGAGGGGTTAGttagaagaagatgaagaacaagGAAGTTTTATActataaaattctaactttgtataaaataataaaagcaaAGATGTTTGAATTAAATGGTTTTCCCAGTAACATAAGTTAAAATGACATATATATATTCAGTATATTTAACAACTGTGTTCACGCAACATTGGGTTATATATTTGAAACCAAAAACgttttatgtttttattctccccatattttgaattttaaattttagatgcaaaattgtaataataaacaaaagataaaaatgttcaaaattatAGTATGTTATGTAATGTATTTGAATGttcataattatattaataaatgGTTTATTGTCACCCATGTTTAGTAGCTTAACAACTGtataatttttgaaattataaatACATTTATCAAATAGATTTTacaaattgtttaaattagaAATTCTAAATCTTCATTCCAAACACATATTCAAAGACATGAAATATTACTATTTCAttaatttctttctttgttttcaaatttttgctTTCAAATTGCTACCAAATATCTCCTTAATTTCTTGGAATGTAGACATATATATGTTGTATTTGTATTAGAGTCAAAGAGAATTATGAAGTAGGGTTTTAGGTAATTATGTCAACCAAATGATACAAAAGGTTACTATCATTAAATTCAGCTAaattgccaaaaaaaaaaaaaaacaaaaaacttgaGTTTCATCGTAATTTACTTTAAAAACACTCTTATTCTTCGAGAAATTGCAATATTACCTTCGATCCTTCGTAACCATTTCGAGCTACCTTTGAagttaaaatttgttcaaatatCGGAGGTAAACTAAGACTTAGAACCATGTGACCTATAAAAGTTAAAACAAAAATTGGGATCTCAACACCACCAAATATTACACCGTCTCAGTTTTTATCCAAAATtctaacaaatttttaaaaaaatcttgtttAAATTGACAAGATGATATTATCTATTAGGATAATTGCAATAAATATACTTTTAGaactaataattaaaaataaataattacaaatatgacaaaatttaATCGTTATAGACTTTATCAAaatttatcactaatagactttGAGAACTACACTTAAATTTTGCTACCTCTGCAAATTTCTTTACATTGTTTACGTTgcaacttctttttttttctttttttctttttaatctagCAAATGTAAAAATACTGAACATAAAGTTGAGCCTTTTTCTAGATATATTTCACCAAGTAAAACAATCAATCTAAATATTGATTTTACTACTGATTCTTGACGATATTTACTTGTCATGATGTGATGATATGCTTCTCCAATAGATTTGGATGTAGACTTTTGAAGAACGAGAATGAAGAACTGAAAAATATAACAACTTGCATTCACAAGAGAATTTGTACAATTGAGTAAATTGTAATGTGAATTTTTCCTCCCATTTcaaatgataaagaaagagGAGGGAAACAAAGAACATTTCTGTTTCAATAGCTTCCAAGCCATCTAGCACTTCTTGCATTCTTGAGAGATCACTTCTTGAAGATATTGAAGAGTTTTGTGATAATTTAAGAATCCCATAAACCAGAAGTCGAAATTATCCACTGTAACTATTTCCATGTACTTCTGTGAAGGCTTTTTCACATTCTCACTCTGATTGATTCTCTCTATTTTTCCTACTGGAATCACTACCTGCAGACAACCATTTCTTTTGAGTTTTGAGAAAGCgagagaggaagaagatgacTGACAACGATAATGAAAAGAACAAGAAAGCAACTATGTCTTGGGTGAGCTTTTACCTTGTAATGGAATCGAATTAGCTCTCCTGAGGGGGAAGAGACTTTGATCGATCTGTCACTGCAGAAGGCGATCTTATCTGTGGATATGAAGAGCAGCCCTGCAATGGGTCCAGCTGTGGTTGACAAATAGCAATGGACAGCCTTCAATAATTTTTCACCATCTCCAACATTAAACAATTGTTTGAAGATTTTTCTCAAGCCACCTACTTGAAGAATTCTAGCTCCTAAGCTCAACTTTCCCTTTACAGTTTCTGAGATCTTGGATCCTAATCTCACTGCATTTATATCAAAACCAAAATGTTTCTATCAAACTTCCATTACAACTCTCACTTTGGATTGTAACATATAAGTAAATCAAAGTACATCGTTTTGTCATCCCAATTTTTTGTTCTCTTGAGAACCCGTATCAGAGCATTTGAAAATCTTAATAATGAACATATAATGTAGAACAACGAACTCACCATGCTCTCGGACTCCATGTGCAAAGCTGTCTGCTCTTTTACCAAGCTTGTTCACCCTGCTAAGCATTGAATCTTTACCACCTGCAAAATGGAACTATTCTCAATCCAAAAACTCATTTCGTGTTCATTCATTCATTTATTAAAGCATAGGTTTGGGCGTGAGTACTTACATTGTTTTAATGTTGGATATTTGGTGTCTGAAGAGGGAATGTTGTATTGGCCAGCAAGATCAGGTAAGAGTCTCTGAACTGATTGCTCAACTTGTAATGCTGTTGATCCAATTGGAAAACCAATAACATGTCTCTGCAATAAAGTTTCCATATTCGATTGATGAAAAAAAGAATTCAGCTATTCAAGTTCTGTTGCTTTGAGTGGCTTGACCTCTGCAGCCACTCGCCTAGAATGTCCTTTACTAGCAATAAGCAAGGAAGATCTGTTTGCTTAATGACTAGTGTATCATTCATTGGTTCTCCCATTATATTTAAAGAGATCGAAAATTGTAGGTGAATCTTACTTTCTGTTGTCTGAGTCATCCAAGATGCATcagaaagaataaaaaaattaagaaaataggggaaaagaaaaagagatctTAGGTTTAGTTACTTTAGAAAAAGGCAAAACAGAATGACTTTTGAAATATCTTCTATCTCCTTAGAAAGCTTCGGAAGAAAGGCTAATTTCTTGAAAAACAAGTCTTATTCTAAGCTGATATCGTCCTGGTACGTTGCAGTGGTGCTGAATGTAAATAAGTATAATGGAGAGAAATATTCTTTCTTACTGGACTTTAGTTATTGAAATAGTTTCCTCATGTGATTTTAAAATTATCTCCCCAACAAACAAACTCTCAACTTTTCAGTGCTATGGAGTTCGACCATAGTAAAATGGAAAATGTGATGTCTGTCTACTCTGGTAACTTTACGTGGGCAGAATTTGGTTTTACGTAGGGCAGAATTTGGTTTTTGGGGGCGATAGTAGagaagttgacagataagtaaCTCTCGCTACAATTCAACGGAACTGTAAGTGAGATTTTCACTTTATATGAGTTTTAGTTCAATTCTTTCAAGTCATTGAATACTTATTTTCATTAGAGATCTACTCCATTCTTCCCTTCCATCCAAAGAGCTGTGAAACACAGATAGTTCATGTGAGACAAAGAATCCATATCTATCAGATATCGATACTTTCAAATACTTCTCAGATACGTATCAATACTTGATTTGGGATATTTGTTTTTATGTCAACGTATCTGAAACACGACTCGGCTTCTTATTCTAACCcttatctataaaaaaaaaaaaaaaaagcaactcATGTAATATTTCCCAACTCAAAACTAAACAACCTATTTAAAATGTCTATTCTCTCATCCTaaactaaaaggaaaaaaataaataaaagacaCCAAATCTTAAAATCATCTGATTATCATTGTTACATTTGATTCCCCATAAAGTCTTGTAAAATATGACCCTCTTGAATATCTTCAATAATATAACGAAGaagttctttttttatctttgtACCTTTGTTATAATCCTAGATTTTTAGAGGAAATAAAAACCGTATTTTCAAACGTATCAgtatctttgttttttttagatTGACTTATCGTCGTATTAGATCGTATCCACATCTTGTACTTGTATCCGTGTCTGTTCTTCAAAGCCAAAGATTGATGGAGACCAATTCAGTCatattttcattcatttggagtTTACTCTCtacatcattttttatttacctattttttaaTACCCTGAGAGAAAAAATGAGAGAAGAGAACCAACAGATGacgttttttgtttttttcttctaagaAAGAAGTTGCATTAAACCTCAAACAAGAGAGGGAAAACATCTATCCTACAAATATCCTCAATCCATTGAGGGAGAGAAAGAGAATCAACCCAACAAAAAGAGACATACAAGAAAGGGTATATTTAGCAATCTCATACGTTGCTTAGTCAGAACATTAACCAACACGGATTCTGACGACAccatttagaaaagaaaaaataaataaatggatttctTAACCAACTCCTACCCCCacccaaaaataataatagcgCGAAAAAGTTAGCTCTTGAAAATAGATCCCAAGACAACTTTTGAATCATAGCCTAAAGCTTCCTACTTTCCCTCAATTTGAAATGGTGAGGCTAtgattttgaaactttttgagCTGGAATTTTGGCTTTCTGATGCCAGCTGACTTTTCATACCAgcaatgaaaaagaaagaaggaaagaaaggtTTATGCAGAGCCCAATTGGTAAAACTAACACACAGCACATGCTAAAAGGCATAACACGGTTGCATAGTTTTTATCAGAAATGGCATTTGATAATATATTTTTCAGTACAAAAATCTCAGTTGAACTACCTAATATAACCGCTGCTTTCTCCTCCTCTGTGTCTCTGACACACTCagcataaaaaaataaaggttGTAAGCATGGCATTGAAGGTGAAAAAAGTAGTAGGACTTACATCAAACACATGGTGTGCAATGCAAGATCACAaaagatatatttctatttcGTTATGGGTAATCAAGGGAATCTAATTTTGATCTTAAATTCATTCCAAACAGTGTTAATGGGTCCTGATGATTAAAAAGAACTGGGGGGGATCCAAGGATGATTCAAGTCGGCAGgtcaaaagaggaaagaaaaaaaaaaaaggtgggGATTGAGAACCTTATTTGAGAAGAAGATCAAGAAGGTCCTCATGCCGACTTGGAAAGTTGGAATGGAACTTGAAAATGTGACAACCATCTTTTTTGGAAGGATAATTTGCGAGTATATTCATCGTTCTTGGGATGTAGAATGAACAAACATAATATCGTGCCTTCTAAAGATAAGTTAGCTTTTAATATACAATCAAACTATTATGGAAATAGTAAAAACATTATGGTAGAcgattgaaaatatttttgaccatcatttaaaataattatcttttgaaaaatgattttaaatttattttcaataaatGATTTAAATGCCCTTAACATTTTGTTGGTATCCAGAAGAaaatttttgttattaatataaacattttactaaaaaaattatttgcaaataacaaaattttagaatctaTCAATAACAAATACAGATGGACTTTAATGGTACAAGTGATATATtgtatattataaaattttatcatattttgtaaatattttggtttgtTTGGTTATTTTGGACCTAATTCTTCTATTAATATAAATGTCTAactatttttttgttatttaaaaattaagatatAACAAGATTAAATAAGTAATTTCAAATACActtatttactattttatttataaaattttccttcttggaataatagaaaatgatttttttttaattctaccGAAAAAAAGCAtgaaatttcatcaaatttaacatttttcttttcttgacaaAGGTGTTGTATTGTTAAAAGGAAAAAGAccgaccaaacaaacaaaaccaaAAGCGAAATAAGGCACCACCCAACTAAGGAAAAAGGTTCCAAGGAGAACAATCCACATGGTTCTCCACAAGAAAATCCTCAACCATCAAGAACAACACACAGAAATCTTAGCCCTAGAGGTGTAAGAATAATCTGAATAACCTGATAACCTGAACTATCCAGCCCATATTGTAATGGGTTAGGTtaggttagtttaaaatgtgggttgagttgggttaggttcgattgggttgggttgaaaattttggtttttttcggattgggttgggttgagggttgaaaaattcgggccaacccaatccaactcgaattaataatatttatattatattatagatattttattatttatttaatatttatggatAATATTTGGAATGTTAAACTTTTAAGGATATTTGAAGCTTTGAATTTataaatgtttgaatttttggaTGTGAGGATTTATCGACGTATAACAATTTCTACCATATAAACATTAggaatgaaaagaaagagtaAATAATACAACCtgacaacccaacccatattttatgggttgggttgggagtATAATTCGGGTTATCATCCCAATGcaacccaacccatttacacCTCTACTTAGCCCTAGTATC containing:
- the LOC103502808 gene encoding putative GEM-like protein 8 isoform X1; translated protein: MVVTFSSSIPTFQVGMRTFLIFFSNKRHVIGFPIGSTALQVEQSVQRLLPDLAGQYNIPSSDTKYPTLKQCGKDSMLSRVNKLGKRADSFAHGVREHVRLGSKISETVKGKLSLGARILQVGGLRKIFKQLFNVGDGEKLLKAVHCYLSTTAGPIAGLLFISTDKIAFCSDRSIKVSSPSGELIRFHYKVVIPVGKIERINQSENVKKPSQKYMEIVTVDNFDFWFMGFLNYHKTLQYLQEVISQECKKC
- the LOC103502808 gene encoding putative GEM-like protein 8 isoform X2, with the protein product MVVTFSSSIPTFQVGMRTFLIFFSNKRHVIGFPIGSTALQVEQSVQRLLPDLAGQYNIPSSDTKYPTLKQCGKDSMLSRVNKLGKRADSFAHGVREHVRLGSKISETVKGKLSLGARILQLDPLQGCSSYPQIRSPSAVTDRSKSLPPQES